The Saccharolobus shibatae B12 genomic interval TATATATGCTTTAGCACCTGTGAATGAGTTAGAGCAAGAGCAATTAACAATAGTTCAAGAAAGTTTGCAAAAGATAGGGATTTCAACATCAATACAATATGTCTTACCTTCCGTAACCGATAACTGGATAACACCAAATGGTACACCAGCGCTAATAGATTTAGGGTGGTTCCCAGATTGGCCAGATCCGATTTTCCAAGAATTAATAGCACAAACTGATGTATTATATGGTGGAATATCTGGAGATTTAGCCTGGGTTAATATTTCAACATTACAGCAGATATATGAGAATTTACCATTCTTAACAAACCAGACACAACAAACTTTAGAGGTTGCTAAAGTATATCAAATATTGTATCAAGAAGCGCCATATGCCTGGTTACCAAACCCTGTAGTATATTACTTTGTCCAGCCTTATGTGAAAGGATTTGTATACAATCCATTCATAGGCTATTACTATAACTTAATGTACTATCAACCATATACTGTAACCATATCAACTTCCACTAGCATAACCTCTACTACTACAACTAATTTTGTCACTACTTCAACAAGTACTGTAACTACTACACCAACTCAAGTAACTAGTACAGCGACAACTACCTCATCCTCATCATCCACACTACTTTATGCCACAATAGGAATAGTAGTCGTGATAGTTATAATAGTAGTTGCGATAGTCCTCTTAAGAGGAAGAGGTAGAGGAGGCCCAGGCTTTTAAAAGTCATTCCTTTTTTCTTTTTTTTCCTTTCCACGTTACTCTGAGAGAATAAATATATTAGTACCTTCAAACTTTATTTAAATGGACATGGTATGTCCATAAATACTGTTTTCTTTATCATAAGAAGGATCATTAATGCTTTCATTACCTTAATATTACTAATTATATTAGTTTTTATTATGATACATATCATAGCACCAAATCCTTTAGCATTGGCAAGGCTATATACTGGGCCACATGCAACTTATACAGAGTTAGAACAAGTAGCGAAACAATATGGACTAGATCAACCTCTTTATATCCAAATAATTAACTACATAATTAACATATTTCATGGAAATTTAGGTATAGATCCAACATATAAGGTACCAGTAGTAACGCTTATCGGCAAATATTTGCCAAGAACCCTAGAATTGGTAATACCCGCAACGATACTTTCCGTAGTTATTGGTTTATTCACTGGTGCCATAGCAGCATCAAACAGGAATAAACCACTGGATTATCTAGTCCGTGGCGTTTACTTAGTTACTTGGGCATCTCCGCCATTCTTAATCGCTGTCATATTACAGTTAGTGATAGCATATTATCTCAGATTATTACCCCCTACCGGTACTGTTAACCCTGTTCTTACTCCACCAAAGTCTATAACGCCTTTTCCCTTGCTAAACGCAATGTTAGCAGGAGATTGGCCTTATTTTTCTAGTCTAGTTCACCATATGGTCTTACCAGTTATAGCAATAGCATTAGTGAGTTTTGGAATAGTAACCCGAATAGCCAGAGCCTCAATGCTAGACTATATGGAGTCTGATTTCGCTAAACTTAGTCTTATGAAAGGACTAAGTAGAAGAAGAGTGGTATATGGTGTGGTTCTAAGAAATGCTTCAATACCATTAGTAACCTTAATTGCGTTACTTTTCGGATACTCGGTAGCGGGAGCAGTTGTAATTGAGGATATATTCCAATATCATGGAATGGGGTATTTCATTACTCAGGCTATAGAAAGTCTAGATTACACGTCAATTTTGGGAACAACAGTAATTGTTGGAATTGCTATAATTATAGCAAATCTAGTTGCAGATATACTTTACGGGGTTCTAGATCCAAGGGTGAGGATAGTTGAGTGAAAGTTCTGGAATTAGGTTTATGCTAAAGGCTTTAATTAGAGATAAGGCTGGATTATTGGGCTTAATAATAGTAAGCCTATTTCTATTGTGGTCTTTAATACAAGGAATATTAGAGATATTGTCCAGTTATCTTAGGAAACAATCTTTAGGTTATATACTCCTTCCACATAATCCCTTTCAATATAATTTGCAGTTAGCCTTCCATCCTCCTTCTTCTACTTTTCTTTTAGGTACTAATGCAGAAGGAGAGGATATTTTTTCAAGGATTTTATATGCACTACCCAGAGATGCATTCGTAGCCATAGTAGTAGTGTTTTCAGCAATAATCATAGGAGGAATATTAGGAATACTCGCAGGATATCTAGGTGGTATAATAGATGAAATCTTAATGAGGGTTACAGATGCCTTTCTATCCTTACCGGCATTAATATTAGTTATTGCAATAACTGTACCATTAAAGGCTACGTTCTTCGCTACCATATTAGGCTTGGCAATAGTATGGTGGCCAACCTATGCTAGATTTTATAGAGCCCAAACGTTAAGGATAAAGAATATGGATTATATTTCTGCAGCTAAATTAAGTGGAGTCTCTCGAATATCATTGTTCTATAGATATATCTTTCTAAATTCCGTAGATCCTATATTAGCTTATGCTGCACTGGACTTTGGAAACGTAATATTAACTTATTCAACCTTAGCGTTCCTAGGAATAGGAATAACACCACCAATTCCAGAGTTAGGAGAAATGGCTGCAAATGGTGTTACTGGTTTACCGCAGTATTGGTGGTGGGCCTTATTTCCGGGATTAACCATTTTAATTATTGTTATAGGGTTCGTACTATTAGGTGACAGATTACAAGATGTGGTAGCTGGAAGAATAGTCTATTAGGTGAATAATATGGTATTGCTTCAGATTAGGAATTTGAACGTTTATTATAACACAATAATTAGTTGGATTAAAGTATTAAGCGATGTAAATCTAGATATAGAAAAAGGGGAAATAGTAGGAGTTGTTGGAGAAAGCGGTTCCGGAAAATCCACACTGGGCCACGCAATCTCCAGAATCCTACCACCGAATGCAATAATACGAGGAGATATTATAATAGATGGGGTTAATTTAGCTAAGTTAAAAGATAATGAATTGCAGAAATATAGAGGAACATGGGTTTTCATGATATTTCAAAATCCATTAAACAGCTTAAATCCAGTAAAGAAAGTAGGCTCTCAGCTCTTAGAAGCAGTTAAAATAAGATATCAAAGAGAAGGAAAGAAAGTTGAAGAAGCGAATCTAATGAAAGATGTTATTGAAGTTCTCAAAGATTTAAGACTTCCAGATCCTTATTCCATTATTGACCGTTACCCTCACCAGCTCTCAGGAGGACAAGTTCAAAGAATAGTTATTTCAATGGCGTTATTACTTAAGCCCAAACTGCTCATAGCTGATGAACCAACATCTGCATTGGATGTTACCATACAGGCTCAAGTGGTTAATCTATTCAAGCAATTAAATAAGGAGATAAATACAAGCATTCTTTTTATAACACATGACATTTCCTTAGCTTACGTAGTTTCGGATAGAATAGTAGTAATGTATGCTGGAAGAATTATGGAGGATGGAAAAGTTGAAGAAGTCTTAAAGTCACCAATGCATCCATACACACAAGGGTTAGTGGCAAGTATACCAACTGGAGATAAAAATCAAAAGTTAACTGCAATTCCAGGTAATCCGCCATCGTTTTTTGCATTACCTACTGGATGTAAGTTTAGTAATAGATGCAGTAAAGTTTTTGATATTTGCAGAAAGAAGGAACCTAACATTAGTGAGAAAAATGGAAGAAAAATAAGGTGTTGGTTATATGAGTGATAATGTACTTTACAAGGCAATCAACATAAGCAAATATTATCTTGCAAAGAAGAGGGGAATACTGGAGTCATTAGCTAGAGAACCCCCAATATATGTTAGAGCATTAGATAACGTATCCGTGGAGATAAGAAGAGGTGAAGTCTTAGGTGTTGTGGGTGAAAGTGGTTCTGGTAAAACCACATTAGGTAAAGTACTAGCTACACTAGAAAAACCCACTAGTGGAAACTTATTCTTTATGGGAATGGAGGTAAATGATCATAACGTAAATCATGTTAGAAAACATATACATATGGTTTTTCAAAATCCTATGACATCCATAAATCCAAGAATGAAAGTCAAGGATATAGTTAAAGAAGCTATGAAGGAGAAAAGGGAAGAAAGAATCAAGAAGGTATTAGAGGAAGTTGGGCTAGATTATAATTACGTAAAAGATAAGTATCCTAGAGAACTATCTGGAGGGCAAACACAGAGAGTTGCAATAGCTAGAGCGCTTGCAAAAGAGCCGGATTTTTTAATTCTAGATGAACCAACTTCGGCTTTAGATGCGTCAGTACAAGCGCAAATCCTTAATCTACTTGTAGACTTACAAAAAGAAAGAAAACTCACATACCTCTTCATTACCCATAATATTGCAGTAGCTAGATACATCTCTGATAGAGTCATAATTATGTATGCTGGAAAAATTGTGGAAGAAGGAAATACAAAAGAAGTTATTTCGGAACCAATGCATCCATATACTCAATCACTGCTTAGCTCAGTACCAGAATTGGGAAAGAAGGAGCTTAAACCACCTAGCGGAGAAGTGCCCAGCTTAATAAACCCACCTAGCGGATGCAGATTCAATCCTAGATGTCCTTTTGCTATGCCAATATGTAAGGAAAAGGAACCACCATTGGTGGAAATAAATGGAAGAAAAGTCGCTTGTTGGTTGTACGAAACCAACTGGAAGAAGGCTTCTAGTTGAGGGAACTATTATACTTGTGATTTTTTCTTTATTCTTGGAGATAACTAGCATAATTAATTATCTTATTTTCGTTGGAATATGGTACGCTATATTATTTATTATAATTGCGTGGTTCAAGAGCCATACTTACTGTATCTTGGAAAAAGAGATAATAATAAAATCATTCTTAGGTAAAAAAGTAGTCAAAGCAGAAAATTTTAAAGAAACATTTATATCACAGGGACCTATAGCGAAGAAATTGAATTGTGGCTCAATTTACATTATATTAAAAAACGGAAAGGCCACAGTCTTATATGATATAAAAAACCCAGAAAAATTCCTTGAAAGAATTCAGAATTCCCGCCCTTAAGTCATCACGTTATCAGTGCCTAGCCATGACATCATTTAAGATAATTTAGATACAATGTCTTTTATCTCATCGTAGTTTGGTTCCTTTGTTGGATCTTCGGAAACCCACTTATACCTTATTATACCGTTTTTGTCAATTACGAATACTGATCTCTTAGCGAGTACATATCCCTTT includes:
- a CDS encoding ABC transporter permease, with translation MSINTVFFIIRRIINAFITLILLIILVFIMIHIIAPNPLALARLYTGPHATYTELEQVAKQYGLDQPLYIQIINYIINIFHGNLGIDPTYKVPVVTLIGKYLPRTLELVIPATILSVVIGLFTGAIAASNRNKPLDYLVRGVYLVTWASPPFLIAVILQLVIAYYLRLLPPTGTVNPVLTPPKSITPFPLLNAMLAGDWPYFSSLVHHMVLPVIAIALVSFGIVTRIARASMLDYMESDFAKLSLMKGLSRRRVVYGVVLRNASIPLVTLIALLFGYSVAGAVVIEDIFQYHGMGYFITQAIESLDYTSILGTTVIVGIAIIIANLVADILYGVLDPRVRIVE
- a CDS encoding ABC transporter permease — translated: MSESSGIRFMLKALIRDKAGLLGLIIVSLFLLWSLIQGILEILSSYLRKQSLGYILLPHNPFQYNLQLAFHPPSSTFLLGTNAEGEDIFSRILYALPRDAFVAIVVVFSAIIIGGILGILAGYLGGIIDEILMRVTDAFLSLPALILVIAITVPLKATFFATILGLAIVWWPTYARFYRAQTLRIKNMDYISAAKLSGVSRISLFYRYIFLNSVDPILAYAALDFGNVILTYSTLAFLGIGITPPIPELGEMAANGVTGLPQYWWWALFPGLTILIIVIGFVLLGDRLQDVVAGRIVY
- a CDS encoding ABC transporter ATP-binding protein, with product MVLLQIRNLNVYYNTIISWIKVLSDVNLDIEKGEIVGVVGESGSGKSTLGHAISRILPPNAIIRGDIIIDGVNLAKLKDNELQKYRGTWVFMIFQNPLNSLNPVKKVGSQLLEAVKIRYQREGKKVEEANLMKDVIEVLKDLRLPDPYSIIDRYPHQLSGGQVQRIVISMALLLKPKLLIADEPTSALDVTIQAQVVNLFKQLNKEINTSILFITHDISLAYVVSDRIVVMYAGRIMEDGKVEEVLKSPMHPYTQGLVASIPTGDKNQKLTAIPGNPPSFFALPTGCKFSNRCSKVFDICRKKEPNISEKNGRKIRCWLYE
- a CDS encoding ABC transporter ATP-binding protein, whose amino-acid sequence is MSDNVLYKAINISKYYLAKKRGILESLAREPPIYVRALDNVSVEIRRGEVLGVVGESGSGKTTLGKVLATLEKPTSGNLFFMGMEVNDHNVNHVRKHIHMVFQNPMTSINPRMKVKDIVKEAMKEKREERIKKVLEEVGLDYNYVKDKYPRELSGGQTQRVAIARALAKEPDFLILDEPTSALDASVQAQILNLLVDLQKERKLTYLFITHNIAVARYISDRVIIMYAGKIVEEGNTKEVISEPMHPYTQSLLSSVPELGKKELKPPSGEVPSLINPPSGCRFNPRCPFAMPICKEKEPPLVEINGRKVACWLYETNWKKASS
- a CDS encoding PH domain-containing protein — encoded protein: MEEKSLVGCTKPTGRRLLVEGTIILVIFSLFLEITSIINYLIFVGIWYAILFIIIAWFKSHTYCILEKEIIIKSFLGKKVVKAENFKETFISQGPIAKKLNCGSIYIILKNGKATVLYDIKNPEKFLERIQNSRP